A window of Stenotrophomonas indicatrix genomic DNA:
TAGCTCAGTCTGGTAGAGCGCTACGTTCGGGACGTAGAGGTCGCAGGTTCGAATCCTGTCTCCCCGACCACTTCGGTGGTCGCATTGAAGCCTGGTGAAGTCTTCCAGGCTTTTTTGTTCCCGCAGGAGTCGCTGCCACGGCAGCGAAGCAGAACGGCCTTCCCCCTTGCCGCCATCGGGGGAAATGGCTAGAATAGGCGGCTCCCTTCGGGGTGTAGCTCAGTCTGGTAGAGCGCTACGTTCGGGACGTAGAGGTCGCAGGTTCGAATCCTGTCTCCCCGACCACTCCGGTGGTCACCAAGAAGCCTGGAAGACATCAGTGTCCTCCGGGTTTTTTTGTACCTGGAATCCGGAACACCCGGCTACGCCGCCATCAGCACATGCCGCCGGGGACCTGACCCGGCCCGGCCACGTACAATGGCCGCCACTCCCCCACCTGCCACACCGGCCGCGCCCGGTGCGGGCGCTGCACGTCATTCTGCATGACGTGCGCCACCTGCAAGGAACACCGCATGACCTCGCCCACCTCCCCTTCGCCACCACTGCTGCACGGGCGCGTGCTGGCGTTCGCCGCGATCCTGCTGGCGGCGGTCAACCTGCGTACCGCCGTCACCTCCATCACCCCGTTGCTGGACGTGCTGGGCCAGCAGTTCGGCTTCGGCACCACCATGACCGGCGTGCTGGGCATGCTGCCGACCGCGTCGTTCGCACTGTTCGGCGTCGCCACCCCGGCGCTGGCACGACGCCTGGGCCTTGAGCGCACCACCCTGCTGGCGATGCTGATGGCTGCCGCCGGCCTGCTGCTGCGCTCCAGCGCCGGCAATGTCGGCACCCTGCTGCTGGGCTCGGTGATCGCACTGGCGGGCATGGGCATCGGCAACGTGGTGGTGCCGCCGCTGGTGAAGCGCTACTTCGCCAACAAGGTCGGCACCATGAGCACGCTGTACATCAGCGTACTGCAGCTGGGCACGATGATGCCGGCGCTGTTGGCGGTGCCGGTGGCCAACGCCGCAGGCTGGCGGGTGTCGCTGGGCATGTGGGCGCTGCTGGCGCTGGCTGCGACCCTGCCATGGATGCTGCTGGCACGCAGTGCGCCCAGGCCGGTGCTGGACAGCAACGACCCCACCGCGCAGCCGCACGGCAAGGTCTGGCGTACGTCGTTGGGCTGGAGCATGACGCTGATGTTCGGCATGACCTCGCTGATGACATATTCGATGTTCACCTGGCTGCCGCGCATCGTGGTCGAAGCCGGCGCCACGCCCGCTTTCGGCGGGGTGATGGTCGCGGTGTTTTCGGCACTGGGCCTGCTGCCATCGCTGGTGATCCCATCGCTGGCGGTGCGCCTGCAGAATCCCTTCCCGCTGGTGCTGATCGGCTTCTCCGCCTTCGTCATCGCCTTCGCCGGCCTGCTGTTCGCCCCGATGAAGGCGCCGTTGCTGTGGGCCTGCCTGCTGGGCGTCGGGCCGTCCAC
This region includes:
- a CDS encoding CynX/NimT family MFS transporter translates to MTSPTSPSPPLLHGRVLAFAAILLAAVNLRTAVTSITPLLDVLGQQFGFGTTMTGVLGMLPTASFALFGVATPALARRLGLERTTLLAMLMAAAGLLLRSSAGNVGTLLLGSVIALAGMGIGNVVVPPLVKRYFANKVGTMSTLYISVLQLGTMMPALLAVPVANAAGWRVSLGMWALLALAATLPWMLLARSAPRPVLDSNDPTAQPHGKVWRTSLGWSMTLMFGMTSLMTYSMFTWLPRIVVEAGATPAFGGVMVAVFSALGLLPSLVIPSLAVRLQNPFPLVLIGFSAFVIAFAGLLFAPMKAPLLWACLLGVGPSTFPLALTLINLRTRTPTGSAALSGFMQGVGYSFSCLGPFLVGWLHTVSEGWTLPFAFLFGCALLMLCASWVACKPRKLEDLW